One genomic segment of Micromonospora sp. WMMC415 includes these proteins:
- a CDS encoding M15 family metallopeptidase, with the protein MWGRRAARGSLVLLTVAMLTSACRAPSPSPSPSPSPPASSPAAAPPLPGFVVLSDVDDRIRTDIRYATAHNFVGRPLAGYLEPLCLLTRPAAEALRKVQDAALAEGRTLKVYDCYRPQPAVDDIVAWARQPGQEQTKAEFYPRVAKSDLFDKGYVGAPTAHSRGSTVDLTLVDVDAPSQAPYRSGQPLVPCTAPAGQRFADDSVDMGTGFDCFDPLAHTDSPRVGAVARANRDLLRELMAREGFVGYDHEWWHYSYRDEPYPDTYFDAPVARSSVG; encoded by the coding sequence GTGTGGGGACGACGGGCGGCGCGTGGCTCTCTCGTACTGCTCACGGTCGCGATGCTGACCTCCGCCTGCCGCGCGCCCTCGCCGTCACCGTCGCCGTCGCCCTCGCCCCCGGCGTCGTCCCCGGCCGCCGCACCACCCCTGCCGGGCTTCGTGGTGCTCTCCGACGTCGACGACCGCATCCGCACCGACATCCGGTACGCCACCGCGCACAACTTCGTCGGCCGCCCGCTGGCCGGCTACCTCGAGCCGCTCTGTCTGCTCACCCGTCCGGCCGCCGAGGCACTGCGCAAGGTGCAGGACGCCGCGCTGGCCGAGGGCCGCACCCTCAAGGTGTACGACTGCTACCGCCCGCAGCCGGCGGTCGACGACATCGTGGCGTGGGCCCGCCAGCCCGGTCAGGAGCAGACGAAGGCCGAGTTCTACCCCCGGGTGGCGAAGTCGGACCTGTTCGACAAGGGGTACGTGGGCGCGCCGACCGCCCACAGCCGGGGCAGCACGGTTGACCTGACGCTGGTGGACGTCGACGCGCCGAGCCAGGCCCCGTACCGGTCGGGGCAACCGCTCGTCCCCTGCACCGCGCCGGCGGGCCAACGGTTCGCCGACGACAGCGTGGACATGGGCACCGGTTTCGACTGCTTCGACCCGCTCGCTCACACCGACAGCCCCCGGGTCGGCGCGGTGGCGCGGGCCAACCGGGATCTGCTGCGCGAGTTGATGGCGCGTGAGGGGTTCGTCGGCTACGACCACGAGTGGTGGCACTACAGCTACCGCGACGAGCCGTACCCGGATACGTACTTCGACGCACCGGTTGCCCGTTCGTCGGTCGGCTGA
- the pgsB gene encoding poly-gamma-glutamate synthase PgsB codes for MGYLYIVYVLCCAALLVAGVREQRNHFGNLRKIPDRVLVNGIRGKSSITRLCAGALRGGGRVVVAKTTGTAARFIFPDASEEPVYRKFGIANVVEQIGIVRRGAAYHPDALVMECMAVMPALQECNQSKLIQSNIGVLCNVREDHLAEMGPTLDDVARSLSRSMPEGGVCITAERDRLAILQEEADRRNCRLIPVDPESVTDKEMDGFGWITFKENVAIALAVAEQLGVDRHSALKGMWEAPPDPGALSVARVLQGDKRLRFANIFAANDPESTLMNIKQLEEQRLITRPLTMVINCRPDRIERNGQMGELTARVQPERLVLIGEPTKSARSTVPADLQDRVVDLGGKLPSEQLLEGVTAAATDDSSIVAVGNIHGQGEVLLHELATLPSWTCEDGAEGGSMLRTPTGERIR; via the coding sequence GTGGGATACCTCTACATCGTCTACGTCCTCTGCTGCGCCGCTCTGCTGGTCGCCGGCGTGCGGGAACAGCGCAACCACTTCGGCAACCTCCGCAAGATCCCGGACCGGGTGCTCGTCAACGGCATCCGGGGGAAGAGTTCGATCACCCGGCTCTGCGCCGGGGCGCTGCGGGGAGGTGGCCGGGTGGTGGTGGCGAAGACCACCGGCACCGCCGCCCGGTTCATCTTCCCCGACGCCAGCGAGGAGCCGGTCTACCGCAAGTTCGGCATCGCGAACGTGGTGGAGCAGATCGGCATCGTGCGGCGGGGGGCGGCGTACCACCCGGACGCCTTGGTCATGGAGTGCATGGCCGTGATGCCGGCACTGCAGGAGTGCAACCAGAGCAAGCTGATCCAGTCGAACATCGGGGTGCTCTGCAACGTACGCGAGGACCATCTCGCCGAGATGGGTCCCACCCTTGACGACGTGGCCCGTTCCCTGAGCCGGTCGATGCCGGAGGGCGGCGTCTGCATCACCGCGGAACGGGACCGGCTGGCGATCCTGCAGGAGGAGGCGGACCGGCGCAACTGCCGGCTCATCCCGGTCGACCCGGAGTCGGTCACGGACAAGGAGATGGACGGCTTCGGCTGGATCACGTTCAAGGAGAACGTGGCCATCGCGCTCGCGGTCGCCGAACAGTTGGGCGTCGACCGGCACAGCGCGCTCAAGGGCATGTGGGAGGCGCCGCCGGACCCCGGTGCGCTGTCGGTGGCTCGGGTGTTGCAGGGCGACAAGCGGCTCCGGTTCGCCAACATCTTCGCCGCCAACGACCCCGAGTCCACGCTGATGAACATCAAGCAGCTGGAGGAGCAGCGCCTGATCACCCGTCCGTTGACGATGGTGATCAACTGCCGGCCCGACCGGATCGAGCGGAACGGCCAGATGGGCGAGCTGACCGCACGGGTGCAACCGGAGCGTCTCGTCCTGATCGGCGAGCCGACCAAGAGCGCACGGTCGACCGTGCCGGCGGACCTGCAGGACCGGGTCGTCGACCTGGGGGGCAAGCTGCCCTCCGAACAACTGCTGGAAGGCGTGACGGCGGCGGCGACCGACGACTCGTCGATCGTCGCGGTCGGGAACATCCACGGCCAGGGCGAGGTGCTGCTCCACGAGCTGGCGACACTGCCCAGCTGGACCTGCGAGGACGGGGCCGAGGGCGGCTCGATGCTTCGTACGCCGACCGGAGAAAGGATCCGATGA
- a CDS encoding NlpC/P60 family protein: MTNGTYLRRPTVLLTMVGFALLIVASTVAYVVLRPSPGDQPQLTLGGAQAADDTALGASGYTYQRSTSPDRTEIIDSTGEPVAIMTDGARTVQMYGPSRTFEEPQNTASKVESKYWVRLAPRPYHAGAEKEEWFTDWLSAARHDRSPDVLAIAMEYIEGAPVKKDNQGQQYSGDASFGPLDPLDPDGRAEKSDFYDYLGLTWTFLDGKAVVPEPDRLLALDCSGYLRMVYGHRLDFPLLGTNTPGEGLPRRAYAMAEFGPGVQLMPNSGHRARGLDRLLPGDLLFFNAGPVVDGHIEHSGIYLGIDDSGHHRFISSRAVADGPTMGDTGGESILDGAGYWAERWRTARRI, translated from the coding sequence ATGACCAACGGGACCTACCTTCGTCGACCGACCGTCCTGCTGACCATGGTGGGATTCGCCCTGCTGATCGTGGCGAGCACGGTCGCCTACGTCGTGCTCCGGCCGTCTCCCGGGGACCAGCCGCAGCTGACCCTGGGCGGGGCGCAGGCGGCCGACGACACTGCCCTCGGCGCGTCGGGCTACACCTACCAGCGCTCGACCTCACCGGACCGTACGGAGATCATCGACTCCACCGGAGAGCCGGTCGCGATCATGACCGATGGCGCCCGGACGGTGCAGATGTACGGGCCGTCGCGGACCTTCGAGGAGCCCCAGAACACCGCCTCCAAGGTCGAGTCGAAGTACTGGGTGCGGTTGGCGCCGCGGCCCTACCACGCCGGTGCGGAGAAGGAGGAGTGGTTCACCGACTGGCTCTCGGCGGCCCGCCACGACCGCTCCCCGGACGTCTTGGCGATCGCGATGGAGTACATCGAGGGCGCCCCGGTCAAGAAGGACAACCAGGGACAGCAGTACTCGGGTGACGCCTCGTTCGGGCCGCTGGACCCGCTGGACCCGGACGGCCGGGCGGAGAAGTCCGACTTCTACGACTACCTGGGGCTGACCTGGACGTTCCTGGACGGGAAGGCCGTGGTGCCGGAGCCGGATCGCCTGCTCGCGCTGGACTGCTCGGGTTACCTGCGGATGGTCTACGGTCACCGGCTCGACTTTCCGCTGCTCGGCACGAACACGCCGGGTGAGGGACTTCCGCGGCGCGCCTACGCGATGGCCGAGTTCGGCCCCGGCGTCCAACTGATGCCCAACTCCGGGCACCGGGCGCGCGGCCTCGACCGCCTGCTCCCCGGCGACCTGCTGTTCTTCAACGCGGGGCCGGTCGTCGACGGCCACATCGAGCACTCGGGCATCTACCTCGGCATCGACGACAGCGGCCACCACCGGTTCATCTCCAGCCGGGCGGTGGCGGACGGCCCGACCATGGGCGACACCGGCGGCGAATCCATCCTGGACGGCGCCGGCTACTGGGCGGAGCGCTGGCGCACCGCCCGCCGGATCTGA
- a CDS encoding poly-gamma-glutamate biosynthesis protein PgsC/CapC, which yields MNFGGELSAQLATASLGIGLVFALLCYLTTNLSPGGMITPGWIALTLIEDQLQALIITGMTVLTYVLTRLMQRVVILYGKRLFAAIVLLSVLLQLTLFVVVQRDLPLLFAHQTLGFVIPGLIAYQLVRQPPKATILATIVVTGITFGVAYSGVVAGFVPVT from the coding sequence ATGAATTTCGGCGGGGAACTCAGCGCACAGCTGGCCACCGCGAGCCTCGGCATCGGCCTGGTGTTCGCCCTGCTGTGCTACCTGACCACCAACCTCTCACCCGGCGGCATGATCACACCCGGGTGGATCGCGCTGACGCTGATCGAGGACCAGCTCCAGGCGCTGATCATCACGGGCATGACGGTGTTGACGTACGTGCTCACCCGGCTGATGCAACGGGTGGTCATCCTCTACGGCAAGCGGCTGTTCGCGGCGATCGTGCTGCTCAGCGTGCTGCTGCAGCTGACCCTCTTCGTGGTCGTCCAGCGGGACCTTCCGCTGCTGTTCGCCCACCAGACGCTGGGCTTCGTCATTCCCGGCCTGATCGCGTACCAGCTGGTGCGTCAGCCTCCGAAGGCCACGATCTTGGCGACCATCGTCGTCACCGGAATCACCTTCGGAGTCGCCTACAGCGGCGTCGTCGCCGGCTTCGTGCCGGTCACCTGA
- a CDS encoding gamma-glutamyltransferase family protein, with protein sequence MSARKLRYVFAALVLTLTTAAVAPAAGDDVCIDPRGGREDDALGTSFMVASAHPLATEAGCKILARGGGAADAAVAVQAVLAVVEPHASGLAGGTLINYWNSSERDVRFFDGMARAPQNVTENLRTPTAQEQEDLNTDRFPNAASATGRSFGVPGTLRVLASVHGEFGELPWNELFEDAIRLAADGFPMSPNLHAGFEERFNGRKRCNYPDLRPRYCDGDEPKPVGTTIRNPEIAEVLREVRDKGAQAFYDPNGTIAPAIVQHAAKGPIKLKGNTAGPVVIPTLMTPQDFADYTAIERPEICRQVFSVNVCTAPPPAFGGVAVLEMLELLERGQVGRTEPDSTDRTHLSIEASRLANLDRRAYIGDPDFNVVPVDGLLDEGYLDKRFSLYSPDEAIHPVEPGRPPGALPPGPTDDQPATVDVGDPTSNVSIVDDDGDAVSMTTTNNSHFGSHLEARGIILNNAMNNFTDTESVSPGKPVNVMQPKKRPTASMAPTIVLGVEARDLRLVIGAAGGSHIPDYVVQALVGIVVDGMSPAQSLDQGHFSGQDITRRCEGERDAPSEVEAGRRIATQVAPLVALEHPCPRVIALDSGLTAIEVRGDRLRGAADTRRDGVAAGR encoded by the coding sequence ATGTCCGCACGCAAGCTGCGCTACGTGTTCGCCGCACTGGTGCTGACACTCACCACGGCAGCCGTGGCGCCCGCAGCAGGCGACGACGTCTGCATCGATCCCCGGGGCGGCCGGGAGGACGACGCGCTCGGGACGAGCTTCATGGTCGCGTCCGCCCATCCCCTCGCCACGGAGGCCGGCTGCAAGATCCTCGCCCGGGGTGGCGGGGCGGCGGACGCCGCGGTGGCGGTCCAGGCCGTCCTGGCGGTCGTGGAACCACACGCCTCCGGCCTCGCCGGCGGCACGCTCATCAACTACTGGAACTCTTCCGAGCGCGACGTCCGGTTCTTCGACGGTATGGCCCGCGCTCCGCAGAACGTCACCGAGAACCTGCGGACGCCCACCGCGCAGGAGCAGGAGGATCTCAACACGGACCGCTTCCCGAACGCCGCATCCGCTACCGGGCGGTCCTTCGGCGTGCCGGGGACGCTGCGGGTGCTCGCGAGCGTGCACGGCGAGTTCGGCGAGCTTCCCTGGAACGAACTCTTCGAGGACGCCATCCGGCTGGCCGCCGACGGTTTTCCGATGTCGCCGAACCTGCACGCGGGTTTCGAGGAGCGGTTCAACGGACGGAAACGCTGCAACTATCCGGATCTGCGGCCCCGGTACTGCGACGGTGACGAGCCGAAACCGGTAGGCACGACGATCCGCAACCCGGAGATCGCGGAGGTGCTGCGGGAGGTCCGGGACAAGGGCGCGCAGGCGTTCTACGACCCGAACGGGACAATCGCGCCGGCCATCGTGCAGCACGCGGCGAAGGGGCCGATCAAGCTGAAGGGCAACACCGCCGGCCCGGTGGTGATCCCGACCCTGATGACGCCGCAGGACTTCGCCGACTACACGGCGATCGAGCGCCCCGAGATCTGCCGCCAGGTGTTCAGCGTCAACGTCTGCACTGCGCCCCCACCGGCCTTCGGTGGGGTGGCGGTCCTGGAGATGCTCGAGTTGCTCGAACGCGGTCAGGTCGGGCGGACGGAGCCGGACTCGACCGACCGCACCCACCTCTCGATCGAGGCCAGCCGGCTGGCGAACCTCGACCGCCGCGCCTACATCGGTGATCCGGACTTCAACGTGGTGCCGGTCGACGGGCTGCTCGACGAGGGGTACCTCGACAAACGCTTCTCGCTCTACTCCCCGGATGAGGCGATCCACCCGGTGGAACCAGGTAGACCGCCAGGTGCTCTTCCCCCAGGGCCGACCGACGACCAACCCGCCACCGTCGACGTCGGCGACCCGACGAGCAACGTGAGCATCGTCGATGACGACGGCGACGCCGTGTCCATGACGACCACGAACAACAGTCACTTCGGGTCACACCTGGAGGCGCGCGGAATCATCCTGAACAACGCGATGAACAACTTCACCGACACGGAGTCGGTGTCACCGGGCAAGCCGGTGAACGTGATGCAGCCGAAGAAGCGGCCGACCGCATCGATGGCGCCGACCATCGTGCTCGGCGTCGAAGCGCGGGACCTGCGTCTCGTGATCGGCGCCGCCGGGGGCTCCCACATCCCCGACTACGTGGTCCAGGCACTGGTAGGGATCGTGGTCGACGGAATGAGCCCCGCACAGTCGCTCGACCAGGGTCACTTCAGCGGCCAGGACATCACCCGACGGTGTGAGGGGGAGCGGGACGCACCTTCGGAGGTGGAAGCGGGCAGGCGCATCGCCACCCAGGTGGCCCCCCTGGTGGCCCTCGAACACCCATGTCCACGGGTCATCGCGCTGGACAGCGGCCTGACCGCGATCGAGGTCCGGGGGGACCGGTTGCGCGGCGCGGCGGACACCCGCCGCGACGGTGTCGCCGCGGGGCGTTGA